A section of the bacterium genome encodes:
- a CDS encoding rhodanese-like domain-containing protein: MGYNYMAPADLKARMESSAPMTVVDIQVKEEFDQHHIKGALATYAYPVKSEMEKTRLDTVLDQIASGSGPVVIVCPRAGGGAQRAFDYLAGNRRLPPR, from the coding sequence GTGGGTTACAACTACATGGCCCCTGCGGACCTTAAAGCAAGGATGGAGTCCAGCGCCCCCATGACCGTTGTGGATATACAGGTTAAAGAGGAGTTCGATCAGCACCACATAAAAGGTGCGCTGGCTACCTACGCCTACCCCGTCAAGTCCGAAATGGAAAAGACCAGGCTGGACACCGTTCTTGACCAGATTGCATCAGGTTCGGGTCCCGTGGTCATCGTCTGCCCGCGCGCGGGCGGCGGAGCGCAAAGGGCCTTCGACTACCTCGCCGGGAATCGTCGCCTTCCTCCTCGATGA
- the phoU gene encoding phosphate signaling complex protein PhoU: MTLQLHKEIEKLKKMLLFLMTVVEESLSKAVIAMENRDSDLAQEVIEGDRRIDEMEVEIAEEGLKILALHQPVAVDLRFIVSAIRTNNELERIGDTAVNLAERAAFLCTRPPLNLPLDFSGMADKAQEMVRLSLDSFINMDVDLSRKVIRMDDVVDDMNKEMFDMVYAKIKEIPDRAESLIHTLSATRHLERIADHATNIAEDVIYMVTGEIIRHQAEDFSEKS, encoded by the coding sequence ATGACACTTCAGCTACACAAAGAGATAGAGAAACTCAAAAAAATGCTCCTCTTCCTGATGACAGTGGTCGAGGAAAGCCTGAGCAAGGCGGTCATAGCCATGGAAAACAGGGACTCAGATCTTGCCCAGGAGGTCATTGAGGGAGACAGGCGTATTGATGAGATGGAAGTTGAGATCGCCGAGGAGGGGCTGAAGATCCTGGCCCTGCACCAGCCGGTGGCCGTGGACCTGCGGTTCATCGTTTCGGCCATCAGGACCAACAACGAGCTTGAGCGGATAGGAGACACTGCTGTCAACCTGGCTGAGCGGGCGGCATTCCTCTGCACCAGGCCGCCCCTTAACCTGCCCCTGGACTTTTCAGGGATGGCCGACAAGGCCCAGGAAATGGTCCGCCTGAGCCTGGACTCCTTCATCAACATGGACGTCGATCTTTCCAGGAAAGTCATCAGGATGGACGATGTGGTTGATGATATGAACAAGGAGATGTTCGACATGGTCTACGCGAAGATCAAGGAGATACCGGACCGCGCCGAATCTCTCATTCACACGCTGTCTGCTACCCGCCACCTGGAGCGCATCGCCGATCACGCCACCAACATCGCGGAAGATGTCATCTACATGGTCACCGGCGAGATCATCCGCCACCAGGCCGAGGATTTCAGCGAGAAGAGCTGA
- the pstB gene encoding phosphate ABC transporter ATP-binding protein PstB has translation MSELQKTTGDQLEGASDDISRLELIAQGRTFPTDLHKGVDWKEPILEIRDFNLHYGEKQALFNVNMKIPRGQVTALIGPSGCGKSTLLRSVNRINDLLPTVRIKGDINLNGESMYAPGVDVIELRKRMGMVFQKPNPFPMSIYENVVYPLRIDGERDKNVLDEVCENSLKGAALWEETRDRLHESALGLSGGQQQRLCIARAIAAEPEVLLMDEPCSALDPIATNKIEDLIEQLKGEYSILIVTHNMQQAARTSDFTAFMYLGHLIEYGSTETIFVRPHLRDTMDYVTGRFG, from the coding sequence ATGAGTGAACTGCAGAAAACGACAGGTGACCAGCTAGAGGGTGCAAGTGATGATATCAGCCGTCTGGAACTGATCGCACAGGGCCGAACCTTCCCCACTGACTTGCACAAGGGAGTCGACTGGAAAGAGCCCATTCTCGAGATCAGGGATTTTAATCTCCACTACGGTGAGAAGCAGGCCCTTTTCAACGTGAACATGAAGATCCCCAGGGGCCAGGTCACGGCCCTCATCGGCCCTTCGGGGTGCGGAAAATCAACTCTTCTGCGCTCGGTTAACAGGATCAACGACCTGCTTCCCACCGTCAGGATCAAAGGGGACATCAACCTGAACGGAGAGTCCATGTACGCTCCGGGCGTTGACGTCATCGAGCTGAGGAAACGGATGGGCATGGTGTTCCAGAAACCCAACCCCTTCCCCATGAGTATCTACGAGAACGTCGTTTATCCCCTTCGCATAGACGGGGAACGGGACAAGAACGTTCTGGACGAGGTTTGTGAGAACAGCCTGAAGGGGGCTGCCCTCTGGGAGGAAACCAGGGATCGCCTTCACGAGAGCGCCCTGGGCCTCTCAGGCGGACAGCAACAGAGGCTCTGCATCGCAAGGGCCATCGCCGCCGAGCCGGAGGTCCTTCTGATGGACGAACCGTGTAGCGCCCTGGACCCCATCGCAACCAACAAGATCGAGGACCTCATCGAACAGTTGAAGGGTGAATATTCCATCCTTATAGTTACCCACAACATGCAGCAGGCGGCCCGCACCAGCGACTTTACCGCCTTCATGTACCTGGGCCATCTGATAGAATACGGATCCACGGAAACTATCTTCGTTCGCCCCCACCTGCGTGATACCATGGACTATGTAACGGGCCGGTTCGGTTAA